In one Streptomyces venezuelae genomic region, the following are encoded:
- a CDS encoding CCA tRNA nucleotidyltransferase, producing the protein MPNANEDNPNALSQVQRRAVSELLRVSPVADDLARRFHEAGFSLALVGGSVRDALLGRLGNDLDFTTDARPEDVLKIVRPWADAVWEVGIAFGTVGSQKDGYQIEVTTYRSEAYDRTSRKPEVSYGDSIEEDLVRRDFTVNAMAVALPEKEFVDPHGGLDDLADRVLRTPGTPEDSFSDDPLRMLRAARFAAQLDFEVAPDVVAAMTAMAERIDIVSAERVRDELNKLLLSAHPRKGLALLVDTGLAERVLPELPALRLERDEHHRHKDVYDHSLIVLEQAMALETDGPDLTLRLAALLHDIGKPKTRRFEGDGRVSFHHHEVVGAKMVKKRMTALKYSNELVKDVSRLVELHLRFHGYGTGEWTDSAVRRYVRDAGPLLERLHKLTRSDCTTRNKRKANALSQAYDGLEERIARLQEQEELDSIRPDLDGNDIMKVLDVGPGPVIGQAYKFLLELRLENGPMERDAAVAALKEWWAAQN; encoded by the coding sequence GTGCCGAACGCCAACGAAGACAATCCCAACGCCCTGAGCCAGGTGCAGCGCCGCGCGGTCAGCGAACTGCTGCGTGTGTCCCCTGTCGCGGACGACCTCGCCCGCCGTTTCCATGAGGCCGGGTTCTCCCTCGCCCTGGTCGGCGGCTCGGTCAGGGACGCCCTGCTGGGCCGGCTCGGCAATGACCTGGACTTCACGACGGACGCCCGCCCCGAGGACGTACTGAAGATCGTCCGGCCGTGGGCCGACGCGGTCTGGGAGGTCGGGATCGCCTTCGGCACGGTCGGCAGCCAGAAGGACGGCTACCAGATCGAGGTGACCACCTACAGGTCGGAGGCGTACGACAGGACCTCGCGCAAGCCCGAGGTGTCCTACGGCGACTCGATCGAGGAAGACCTCGTGCGCCGTGACTTCACCGTGAACGCGATGGCCGTGGCGCTGCCCGAAAAGGAGTTCGTGGACCCCCACGGCGGGCTCGATGACCTCGCGGACCGTGTTCTGCGTACCCCCGGCACCCCCGAGGACTCCTTCTCCGACGACCCGCTGCGCATGCTGCGGGCCGCGCGCTTCGCCGCGCAGCTGGACTTCGAGGTGGCTCCGGACGTCGTCGCCGCGATGACGGCGATGGCCGAGCGCATCGACATCGTCTCCGCGGAGCGCGTACGGGACGAATTGAACAAGCTGCTCCTTTCCGCTCACCCGCGCAAGGGCCTCGCTCTCCTCGTCGACACGGGCCTCGCCGAGCGGGTCCTCCCCGAGCTCCCCGCCCTGCGTCTGGAGCGGGACGAGCACCACCGTCACAAGGACGTGTACGACCACTCGCTGATCGTCCTCGAACAGGCGATGGCTCTGGAGACGGACGGCCCCGATCTGACGCTGCGGCTCGCGGCGCTGCTGCACGACATCGGCAAGCCGAAGACCCGGCGCTTCGAGGGCGACGGCCGAGTCTCCTTCCACCACCACGAGGTGGTCGGCGCCAAGATGGTCAAGAAGCGCATGACGGCGCTCAAGTACTCCAACGAGCTCGTGAAGGACGTCTCGCGCCTGGTCGAGCTCCACCTGCGCTTCCACGGCTACGGCACGGGAGAGTGGACGGACTCGGCCGTACGCCGTTACGTACGCGACGCGGGCCCTCTCCTGGAGCGCCTGCACAAGCTGACCCGATCCGACTGCACCACCCGCAACAAGCGCAAGGCGAATGCCCTGTCGCAGGCGTACGACGGCTTGGAGGAGCGCATCGCCCGCCTCCAGGAGCAGGAAGAGCTGGACTCGATCCGCCCCGACCTGGACGGCAACGACATCATGAAGGTCCTTGACGTGGGACCGGGCCCGGTCATCGGCCAGGCCTACAAGTTCCTGCTGGAGCTGCGCCTCGAGAACGGCCCGATGGAGCGAGACGCGGCGGTCGCGGCGCTCAAGGAGTGGTGGGCGGCGCAGAACTGA
- a CDS encoding MFS transporter — protein MAVVGDLRILLRLRDFRRLLAVRLISQGADGVYQVALATYVVFSPEKQASPGAIASAMAVLLLPYSLIGPFAGVLLDRWPRRQVFLHGNLLRAALASLTAVLMLSGVPDWLFYASALCVTAVNRFVLAGLSAALPRVVDADRLVIANSLSPTAGTLAATLGGGLAFVIRLAASDSDAAVVLCGATLYLCAALASLRMARELLGPDPDLVQPRLTTALAGTARGLRAGVHHLTQRPAAARALAAMTVLRFCYGALTVMVLMLCRYAWTSTEADGLALLGLAVGISGAGFFVAAVVTPAAVGRLGPGGWIVTCAATAALLEPALGLPFEPVPLLIAAFFLGLTTQGAKIATDTVVQSSVDDGFRGRVFSIYDVLFNIAFVGAAAVAALMLPPDGRSVPLVLVVALLYAAVAGGMGRFGAQ, from the coding sequence ATGGCTGTCGTCGGTGACCTGCGGATACTGCTGCGGCTGCGGGACTTCCGGCGGCTGCTCGCCGTACGGCTGATCTCCCAGGGCGCGGACGGCGTCTACCAGGTCGCGCTCGCCACGTACGTCGTCTTCTCCCCCGAGAAGCAGGCCTCGCCCGGAGCGATCGCCTCCGCCATGGCCGTACTGCTCCTCCCGTACTCCCTGATCGGCCCCTTCGCGGGCGTCCTCCTGGACCGCTGGCCGCGCCGCCAGGTCTTCCTCCACGGCAACCTCCTGCGGGCCGCCCTGGCGTCCCTGACCGCCGTCCTGATGCTGAGCGGCGTACCCGACTGGCTCTTCTACGCCTCCGCCCTCTGCGTCACGGCCGTCAACCGCTTCGTCCTCGCGGGGCTCTCCGCCGCGCTGCCTCGGGTGGTCGACGCCGACCGCCTGGTCATCGCGAACTCCCTCTCACCGACCGCGGGCACGCTCGCCGCGACGCTCGGCGGCGGCCTCGCCTTCGTGATCCGTCTCGCGGCCTCGGACTCGGATGCGGCCGTGGTCCTCTGTGGCGCCACGCTGTACCTCTGTGCGGCGCTCGCCTCGCTCCGCATGGCGCGCGAACTCCTCGGACCCGACCCGGACCTGGTCCAACCGCGCCTGACGACCGCCCTGGCCGGCACGGCACGCGGTCTGAGAGCGGGGGTGCACCATCTGACGCAGCGCCCCGCGGCCGCCCGCGCGCTGGCCGCGATGACGGTGCTGCGGTTCTGCTACGGCGCGCTGACGGTCATGGTCCTGATGCTGTGCCGGTACGCCTGGACGTCGACGGAAGCCGACGGGCTCGCGCTGCTCGGACTGGCCGTGGGGATCTCCGGCGCGGGGTTCTTCGTGGCGGCCGTGGTGACGCCGGCGGCGGTGGGGCGGCTGGGCCCGGGCGGCTGGATCGTCACCTGCGCGGCCACGGCGGCGCTCCTCGAACCCGCACTCGGCCTCCCCTTCGAACCCGTCCCTCTCCTCATCGCCGCGTTCTTCCTCGGCCTGACGACCCAGGGCGCGAAAATCGCCACGGACACGGTGGTGCAGTCCTCGGTGGACGACGGCTTCCGCGGGCGGGTCTTCTCGATCTACGACGTGCTCTTCAACATCGCGTTCGTGGGCGCGGCGGCAGTGGCGGCCCTGATGCTGCCACCGGACGGCCGATCGGTCCCGCTGGTCCTGGTGGTGGCTCTGCTCTACGCGGCGGTTGCTGGCGGTATGGGCCGTTTCGGCGCGCAATAA
- a CDS encoding inositol-3-phosphate synthase translates to MGSVRVAIVGVGNCAASLVQGVEFYKDADPDTKVPGLMHVQFGEYHVGDVEFVAAFDVDAKKVGLDLSDAIGASENNTIKICDVPNSGVTVQRGHTYDGLGKYYRQTIEESDEAPVDVVQILKDRQVDVLVCYLPVGSEDAAKFYAQCAIDAKVAFVNALPVFIAGTKEWADKFTEAGVPIVGDDIKSQVGATITHRVMAKLFEDRGVRLERTMQLNVGGNMDFKNMLERDRLESKKISKTQAVTSQIPDRELGEKNVHIGPSDYVAWLDDRKWAYVRLEGRAFGEVPLNLEYKLEVWDSPNSAGVIIDALRAAKIAKDRGIGGPILSASSYFMKSPPVQYFDDEAYANVEKFIKGEVER, encoded by the coding sequence ATGGGTTCGGTTCGCGTAGCCATCGTCGGCGTGGGCAACTGCGCCGCCTCGCTGGTCCAGGGCGTCGAGTTCTACAAGGACGCCGACCCGGACACCAAGGTCCCGGGTCTGATGCACGTCCAGTTCGGCGAGTACCACGTCGGTGACGTCGAGTTCGTCGCCGCGTTCGACGTCGACGCGAAGAAGGTCGGCCTCGACCTCTCGGACGCCATCGGTGCCAGCGAGAACAACACCATCAAGATCTGCGACGTGCCGAACTCGGGCGTGACCGTCCAGCGCGGCCACACCTACGACGGCCTGGGCAAGTACTACCGCCAGACCATCGAGGAGTCCGACGAGGCCCCCGTGGACGTCGTCCAGATCCTCAAGGACCGCCAGGTCGACGTCCTCGTCTGCTACCTGCCCGTCGGTTCCGAGGACGCCGCGAAGTTCTACGCGCAGTGCGCCATCGACGCCAAGGTCGCGTTCGTCAACGCTCTCCCGGTCTTCATCGCCGGCACCAAGGAGTGGGCGGACAAGTTCACCGAGGCCGGTGTCCCGATCGTCGGCGACGACATCAAGTCGCAGGTCGGCGCCACCATCACGCACCGCGTGATGGCGAAGCTGTTCGAGGACCGCGGTGTCCGTCTCGAGCGCACCATGCAGCTCAACGTCGGCGGCAACATGGACTTCAAGAACATGCTCGAGCGCGACCGCCTCGAGTCCAAGAAGATCTCGAAGACGCAGGCCGTCACCTCGCAGATCCCGGACCGCGAGCTGGGCGAGAAGAACGTCCACATCGGCCCGTCCGACTACGTCGCGTGGCTCGACGACCGCAAGTGGGCGTACGTCCGCCTCGAGGGCCGCGCCTTCGGCGAGGTCCCGCTGAACCTGGAGTACAAGCTCGAGGTCTGGGACTCCCCGAACTCGGCCGGTGTCATCATCGACGCCCTGCGCGCCGCGAAGATCGCCAAGGACCGCGGCATCGGCGGCCCGATCCTCTCCGCGTCCAGCTACTTCATGAAGTCCCCGCCGGTCCAGTACTTCGACGACGAGGCCTACGCGAACGTCGAGAAGTTCATCAAGGGCGAGGTCGAGCGCTAA
- a CDS encoding PadR family transcriptional regulator, which yields MSRRSGILEFAVLGLLRESPMHGYELRKRLNTSLGVFRAFSYGTLYPCLKTLVANGWLIEESGGTPEDALAAPLAGRRAKIVYRLTAEGKEHFEDLLSQTGPDAYEDEHFAARFAFFGQTSRDVRMRVLEGRRSRLEERLEKMRASLARTRERLDDYTLELQRHGMESVEREVRWLNELIESERAGRDQQRSAPGSSAQQNSTSGESAGLPRRRENDPPPDPSDDPAK from the coding sequence ATGAGCAGGCGCTCCGGCATCCTGGAATTCGCTGTCCTCGGTCTGCTCCGCGAATCCCCGATGCACGGCTATGAGCTGCGCAAACGACTCAATACGTCGCTGGGAGTGTTCCGCGCCTTCAGTTACGGGACGCTCTACCCCTGCCTCAAGACGCTGGTCGCCAACGGCTGGTTGATCGAGGAATCGGGCGGCACTCCCGAAGACGCCCTCGCGGCTCCGCTCGCGGGACGTCGCGCCAAGATCGTCTATCGGTTGACGGCGGAAGGTAAGGAGCACTTCGAGGATCTGCTCTCGCAGACCGGCCCCGACGCGTACGAGGACGAGCACTTCGCCGCCCGTTTCGCCTTCTTCGGGCAGACCTCGCGAGATGTCCGGATGCGGGTGCTCGAGGGCCGCCGCAGCCGCCTCGAAGAGCGCCTGGAGAAGATGCGCGCCTCCCTGGCCCGTACCCGGGAGCGCCTGGACGACTACACGCTTGAGCTGCAGCGGCACGGCATGGAGTCCGTGGAGCGCGAAGTGCGCTGGCTGAACGAGCTCATCGAGAGCGAGCGAGCGGGACGGGACCAGCAACGGTCCGCTCCCGGCAGCTCCGCTCAGCAGAACAGCACATCTGGGGAGTCGGCGGGCCTGCCCCGGCGGCGGGAGAACGACCCGCCGCCGGATCCGTCCGATGACCCCGCCAAGTGA
- a CDS encoding transglycosylase domain-containing protein, with the protein MSEHRRKPPQPQGGGRAAARRGTPGAPSGRRAAPRGDTGSPSASYGGPGPGSGAPDDGDRPYGGRAEARRAAQRSGSVGAGGGRRRAPDGGGRAGGGGGRRGGGSGGSSGPGRGRGRGAEPPRKKRFIDYPRAGKSGARRWVPSWRLVTGVFLGFFGGLMAVAGISYALVEVPEVDKAAKAQNNVYYWADGKQMVATGGERNRQIIDYDDIPKEMRFAVMSAENKTFEKDKGVDPMGITRAVVNMAKGGQTQGGSTITQQYVKNARLGDQSQTFTRKFKELFISIKVGRTVSKEDIMAGYLNTAYYGRGAYGIQAAARAYFNEEASKLDPSQCAFLATVLKGATYYDPAGYPEIDPAANKQDNTARAKKRWAWILDEEVKDGRLTSEQRAQFTKFPKLQNPRSNMDLAGQTGYLVDLAKAYVIRNTNITAEQLQRGGYEIHTTFERRKVNELEKAVNKVRKEKIKPKVRPEKDTHVQFGGASVDPKTGAIKAIYGGEDATKHFTNNADQTGAQVGSTYKPFVLAAAFKYGVRDPDGPEEQSEAERTIVNPKSLYSGKNELKIQKYNGQIWTDRDGKQWNQKNDGNQSYNRPSFQIDLREAMRESVNSAYVQLGMDVGLEKVKQAAMEAGLKDDSSMAGATYPSFSLGTSSPSAIRMAGAYSTFAASGKQNEPYSVSEVEHEGDTVFRHEKETKQAFSAEVADNVTDVLRTVVEKGTGTSAKLTGRQVAGKTGTTDGNKSAWFVGYTPQLSTAVSMYRLDDDETNKKRKFLEMFGTGGEEKIHGASFPAQIWQDYMEQALKGKSVVNFPVPGPIGKVVGETPPPPPTPTKTEEPEETTSPTPTETEPSKPPTHSPDPTDTCDPFDWDCNHDGGQQNGGADGGVDGGPGGESPPPTEDPVGGGGSNGNGNGNGGGGIFGGPSD; encoded by the coding sequence ATGAGCGAGCACCGTCGCAAACCGCCGCAGCCGCAGGGCGGCGGACGCGCCGCGGCCAGGCGCGGCACCCCAGGGGCGCCGTCCGGTCGACGCGCGGCACCACGGGGCGACACAGGATCACCCTCTGCCTCCTACGGAGGACCGGGGCCCGGTTCCGGGGCACCCGACGACGGTGACCGCCCCTATGGCGGCAGGGCCGAGGCCCGGCGCGCCGCACAGCGCAGCGGTTCGGTCGGCGCGGGCGGCGGACGCCGCAGGGCGCCGGACGGCGGCGGACGCGCGGGCGGCGGTGGCGGCCGTCGCGGCGGCGGGTCCGGCGGATCGTCCGGTCCCGGCCGTGGCAGGGGCCGTGGCGCGGAGCCGCCCCGCAAGAAGCGTTTCATCGACTACCCGCGAGCGGGCAAGTCCGGAGCGCGCCGCTGGGTCCCCTCGTGGCGTCTGGTCACCGGCGTGTTCCTGGGCTTCTTCGGCGGTCTGATGGCGGTCGCCGGCATCTCGTACGCCCTGGTGGAGGTGCCGGAGGTCGACAAGGCGGCCAAGGCCCAGAACAACGTCTACTACTGGGCCGACGGCAAGCAGATGGTCGCGACCGGTGGTGAGCGCAACCGCCAGATCATCGACTACGACGACATCCCCAAGGAGATGCGCTTCGCCGTGATGTCGGCGGAGAACAAGACGTTCGAGAAGGACAAGGGCGTCGACCCGATGGGCATCACCCGGGCCGTGGTCAACATGGCCAAGGGCGGGCAGACGCAGGGTGGCTCCACGATCACCCAGCAGTACGTGAAGAACGCGCGACTCGGCGATCAGTCGCAGACCTTCACCAGGAAGTTCAAAGAGCTCTTCATCTCGATAAAGGTCGGCCGGACGGTGTCCAAGGAGGACATCATGGCCGGCTACCTCAACACCGCTTATTACGGTCGTGGGGCCTACGGCATCCAGGCGGCGGCCCGGGCGTACTTCAACGAGGAAGCCAGCAAGCTGGACCCGAGCCAGTGTGCCTTCCTGGCGACCGTGCTGAAGGGCGCCACGTACTACGACCCCGCCGGTTACCCCGAGATCGATCCCGCGGCCAACAAGCAGGACAACACCGCGCGCGCGAAGAAGCGCTGGGCGTGGATCCTCGACGAGGAGGTCAAGGACGGCCGTCTGACGAGCGAGCAGCGGGCCCAGTTCACGAAGTTCCCGAAGCTCCAGAACCCGCGGTCGAACATGGACCTGGCGGGCCAGACCGGTTACCTCGTGGACCTGGCCAAGGCGTACGTCATCAGGAACACCAACATCACTGCCGAGCAGCTCCAGCGGGGCGGCTACGAGATCCACACGACCTTCGAGCGGAGGAAGGTCAACGAGCTCGAGAAGGCGGTGAACAAGGTCCGCAAGGAGAAGATCAAGCCGAAGGTGCGTCCGGAGAAGGACACGCACGTTCAGTTCGGCGGGGCTTCCGTGGACCCGAAGACCGGCGCGATCAAGGCCATCTACGGCGGTGAGGACGCGACCAAGCACTTCACCAACAACGCCGACCAGACCGGTGCCCAGGTCGGTTCGACGTACAAGCCGTTCGTGCTGGCCGCGGCGTTCAAGTACGGCGTGCGTGACCCGGACGGGCCGGAGGAGCAGTCCGAGGCCGAGCGCACCATCGTCAACCCGAAGAGTCTCTACAGCGGCAAGAACGAGCTGAAGATCCAGAAGTACAACGGTCAGATCTGGACGGACCGTGACGGCAAGCAGTGGAACCAGAAGAACGACGGCAACCAGTCCTACAACCGTCCCAGCTTCCAGATCGATCTTCGTGAGGCGATGAGGGAGTCGGTCAACTCGGCCTATGTGCAGCTCGGCATGGACGTCGGCCTGGAGAAGGTCAAGCAGGCCGCCATGGAGGCCGGCCTCAAGGACGACAGCTCGATGGCCGGTGCCACCTACCCGTCCTTCTCGCTGGGCACCTCGTCACCGAGCGCGATCCGGATGGCCGGCGCGTACTCCACGTTCGCGGCGAGCGGCAAGCAGAACGAGCCGTACTCGGTCAGCGAGGTCGAGCACGAGGGCGACACGGTCTTCCGGCACGAGAAGGAGACCAAGCAGGCGTTCAGCGCCGAGGTCGCCGACAACGTGACCGACGTGCTGCGGACCGTCGTGGAGAAGGGCACCGGTACCTCCGCCAAGCTCACGGGCCGCCAGGTCGCCGGTAAGACCGGCACGACCGACGGCAACAAGTCCGCCTGGTTCGTCGGCTACACCCCGCAGCTGTCGACGGCGGTCAGCATGTACCGGCTCGACGACGACGAGACCAACAAGAAGCGCAAGTTCCTGGAGATGTTCGGCACGGGTGGCGAGGAGAAGATCCACGGTGCCTCGTTCCCCGCGCAGATCTGGCAGGACTACATGGAGCAGGCGCTCAAGGGGAAGTCCGTCGTGAACTTCCCGGTGCCCGGTCCGATCGGCAAGGTCGTCGGTGAGACGCCGCCTCCGCCGCCGACCCCGACGAAGACCGAGGAGCCGGAGGAGACCACCTCTCCGACGCCCACGGAAACCGAGCCCTCGAAGCCGCCGACGCACTCGCCCGACCCCACCGATACCTGCGACCCGTTCGACTGGGACTGCAACCACGACGGTGGCCAGCAGAACGGCGGAGCCGACGGTGGCGTCGACGGCGGGCCCGGTGGGGAGTCGCCACCTCCGACAGAGGATCCGGTCGGCGGTGGCGGCAGCAACGGCAATGGCAATGGCAACGGAGGGGGCGGAATCTTCGGCGGGCCATCGGACTGA
- a CDS encoding glycosyltransferase family 87 protein, which yields MPSADPSAETPRTSAYEPVSPQEQEPVRPTREDEVARSGSELMGGPVGRRVLFAASWWTPVRIIALVALGMFALGMVQKMPCYNGAWFLGASSQYTHACYSDIPHLYQGRGFADGLVPYFDRLPGDMEYLEYPVLTGVFMEMASWVTPGSGSIQHQEKIYWMVNAGILMACTAVVAVCVARTHRRRPWDGLLVALAPAFALTATINWDLLAVALTAAAMLMWSRSRPVAFGVLLGLATAAKLYPVLILGPLLILCWRAGRWRAFGTALLGTVSAWLVVNLPVMLLASDGWSKFYTFSQERGVDFGSFWLILSQRMDSPLSTDTVNTLATALMLVACLGVGALGLTAPRRPRFAQLAFLVVAAFILTNKVYSPQYVLWLIPLAALARPRWRDFLIWQACEVAYFLGIWLYLAYTTSGDAHKGLPTEGYQLAIVVHLLGTLYLCAVVVRDVLMPERDVVRSSGDDDPSGGVLDGSRDVFVLGTARYAGRAALHTAQAPTVKWGSAADAPR from the coding sequence ATGCCCAGTGCAGACCCCAGCGCAGAGACGCCGCGCACGAGCGCGTACGAGCCTGTGAGCCCGCAGGAGCAGGAACCGGTCCGTCCCACGAGGGAGGACGAGGTAGCCCGGTCCGGCAGTGAGCTGATGGGCGGCCCGGTCGGCCGAAGAGTGCTGTTCGCGGCGTCCTGGTGGACCCCCGTGCGCATCATCGCTCTCGTCGCGCTCGGGATGTTCGCGCTCGGGATGGTCCAGAAGATGCCGTGCTACAACGGCGCCTGGTTCCTCGGCGCCAGTTCGCAGTACACGCACGCGTGCTACTCCGACATCCCGCACCTCTATCAGGGACGCGGTTTCGCCGACGGCCTGGTGCCGTACTTCGACCGGCTGCCAGGCGACATGGAGTACCTCGAGTACCCGGTCCTCACCGGCGTGTTCATGGAAATGGCGTCCTGGGTGACGCCCGGCAGCGGATCCATCCAGCACCAGGAGAAGATCTACTGGATGGTCAACGCCGGGATACTGATGGCCTGCACCGCGGTCGTCGCCGTGTGCGTGGCCCGCACCCACCGGCGCCGCCCCTGGGACGGACTCCTTGTCGCCCTAGCGCCGGCCTTCGCGCTGACCGCCACCATCAACTGGGACCTGCTCGCCGTGGCGCTCACGGCCGCCGCGATGCTGATGTGGTCCCGCTCGCGCCCCGTCGCCTTCGGCGTGCTCCTCGGGCTCGCCACGGCCGCCAAGCTGTATCCGGTGCTGATCCTGGGACCGCTGCTGATCCTGTGCTGGCGTGCGGGCAGATGGCGGGCCTTCGGCACCGCGCTGCTGGGCACGGTGAGCGCCTGGCTGGTCGTGAACCTGCCGGTGATGCTGCTCGCGAGCGACGGATGGTCGAAGTTCTACACGTTCAGCCAGGAACGCGGCGTCGACTTCGGATCCTTCTGGCTGATCCTCTCGCAGCGGATGGACTCCCCGTTGAGCACCGACACGGTGAACACCCTGGCCACCGCGCTGATGCTCGTCGCCTGTCTGGGCGTCGGCGCCCTGGGACTCACCGCGCCACGCCGCCCGCGCTTCGCACAGCTGGCCTTCCTGGTGGTCGCCGCCTTCATCCTCACCAACAAGGTCTACTCGCCGCAGTACGTCCTGTGGTTGATCCCGCTCGCCGCTCTGGCCCGGCCGCGCTGGCGCGACTTCCTGATCTGGCAGGCGTGCGAGGTCGCGTACTTCCTGGGGATCTGGCTCTACCTGGCGTACACGACGAGCGGGGACGCCCACAAGGGACTCCCGACGGAGGGGTACCAGCTCGCCATCGTTGTGCACCTCTTGGGCACGCTGTACCTGTGCGCCGTGGTGGTGCGAGACGTTCTGATGCCTGAGCGGGACGTCGTGCGGTCGTCCGGGGACGACGACCCCTCTGGAGGCGTCCTGGACGGCTCGCGGGACGTCTTCGTGCTGGGCACCGCCCGTTACGCGGGCAGGGCCGCCCTGCACACCGCACAGGCCCCCACCGTGAAGTGGGGGTCGGCGGCCGACGCGCCGCGCTGA
- a CDS encoding alanine racemase: MALTLYVDTARWRAHQKHMLEQFPGIVPVCKGNGYGFGHERLAEEATRFGSDVLAVGTTYEAARIKDWFSGDLLVLTPFRRGEEPVPLPDRVIRSVSSLDGVHGLVGARVVIEVMSSMKRHGVSEQELPQLHAAIEDVRLEGFAIHLPLDRTDGSDAVEEVIGWMDRLRAARLPLHTMFVSHLKAGELARLQQQFPQTRFRARIGTKLWLGDHEATEYRGAVLDVTAVAKGDRFGYRQQKAASDGWLVVVAGGTSHGVGLEAPKALHGMMPRAKGVARAGLATVNRNLSPFVWAGKQRWFAEPPHMQVSILFVPSDAPEPKVGEELVAHLRHTTTQFDRIIDR; the protein is encoded by the coding sequence ATGGCGCTCACGCTCTATGTCGACACCGCGCGCTGGCGGGCACACCAGAAGCACATGCTGGAGCAGTTCCCGGGCATCGTCCCGGTCTGCAAGGGCAACGGCTACGGCTTCGGTCATGAGCGCCTCGCCGAGGAAGCCACGCGCTTCGGCTCCGACGTGCTCGCCGTGGGCACCACCTATGAGGCCGCTCGGATCAAGGACTGGTTCAGCGGCGACCTGCTGGTCCTGACCCCGTTCCGGCGGGGCGAGGAGCCGGTGCCGCTGCCCGACCGCGTCATCCGTTCCGTGTCGTCGCTCGACGGCGTGCACGGCCTCGTGGGCGCCCGCGTCGTCATCGAGGTCATGTCCTCGATGAAGCGTCACGGCGTCAGCGAGCAGGAGCTTCCGCAGTTGCACGCCGCCATCGAGGACGTACGCCTCGAAGGCTTCGCGATCCACCTGCCGCTGGACCGCACCGACGGCTCCGACGCCGTCGAGGAGGTCATCGGCTGGATGGACCGCCTGCGCGCGGCCCGCCTGCCGCTGCACACGATGTTCGTCAGCCACCTCAAGGCCGGTGAACTGGCCCGTCTGCAGCAGCAGTTCCCGCAGACGCGCTTCCGTGCCCGCATCGGCACGAAACTCTGGCTCGGCGACCACGAGGCCACCGAGTACCGCGGTGCCGTCCTCGATGTCACCGCCGTCGCCAAGGGCGACCGCTTCGGCTATCGCCAGCAGAAGGCCGCCTCCGACGGCTGGCTGGTCGTCGTGGCGGGCGGCACCTCGCACGGAGTGGGCCTGGAGGCCCCGAAGGCGCTGCACGGCATGATGCCGCGGGCCAAGGGCGTGGCGCGGGCAGGTCTCGCGACCGTCAACCGCAACCTCTCGCCCTTCGTCTGGGCGGGCAAGCAGCGCTGGTTCGCGGAGCCGCCGCACATGCAGGTCTCGATCCTCTTCGTGCCCTCGGACGCCCCGGAGCCGAAGGTCGGCGAGGAGCTGGTGGCGCATCTGCGGCACACCACCACGCAGTTCGACCGCATCATCGATCGCTGA
- a CDS encoding lipid II:glycine glycyltransferase FemX has translation MSLTLRTISREQHLAYIQTLPSASHCQVPAWADVKSEWRSENLGWFDDRTGELVGAGLVLYRQLPKLKRYLAYLPEGPVINWYAPNLDEWLQPMLAHLKQQGAFSVKMGPPVVIRRWDAPAIKAGIQNPDVKRLRDTEATYIEPRAFEVSDRLRRMGWQQGEDGGAGFGDVQPRFVFQVPLANRSLDEVQKGFNQLWRRNIKKAEKAGVEVVQGGYHDLPEWQRLYEITAVRDKFRPRPLGYFQQMWQALNSEDPNRMRLYFARHNGVNLSAATMLVVGGHVWYSYGASDNIGREVRPSNAMQWRMLRDAYAMGATVYDLRGISDSLDETDHLFGLIQFKVGTGGEAAEYIGEWDFPLNKLLHKALDIYMSRR, from the coding sequence ATGAGTCTGACCCTGAGGACCATCAGTCGCGAGCAGCATCTGGCGTATATCCAGACACTGCCGTCGGCAAGTCATTGCCAGGTCCCGGCATGGGCTGACGTGAAGAGCGAATGGCGCTCGGAGAACCTGGGTTGGTTCGACGACCGGACCGGCGAGCTGGTCGGTGCGGGCCTGGTGCTCTACCGGCAGCTGCCCAAGCTCAAGCGTTATCTCGCGTACCTCCCCGAGGGCCCGGTCATCAACTGGTACGCCCCGAACCTCGACGAGTGGCTGCAGCCGATGCTGGCGCATCTGAAGCAGCAGGGCGCCTTCTCGGTGAAGATGGGTCCGCCGGTCGTGATCCGCCGTTGGGACGCTCCGGCGATCAAGGCGGGCATCCAGAACCCCGACGTGAAGCGGCTGCGGGACACCGAGGCCACGTACATCGAGCCGCGCGCCTTCGAGGTCTCCGACCGGCTGCGCCGGATGGGCTGGCAGCAGGGCGAGGACGGCGGCGCTGGCTTCGGTGACGTGCAGCCCCGCTTCGTCTTCCAGGTGCCGCTGGCCAACCGCTCCCTGGACGAGGTCCAGAAGGGCTTCAACCAGCTGTGGCGGCGCAACATCAAGAAGGCCGAGAAGGCCGGCGTCGAGGTCGTCCAGGGCGGCTACCACGACCTTCCCGAGTGGCAGCGTCTCTACGAGATCACCGCGGTGCGCGACAAGTTCCGCCCGCGGCCGCTCGGCTACTTCCAGCAGATGTGGCAGGCCCTCAACTCCGAGGACCCGAACCGCATGCGGCTGTACTTCGCGCGGCACAACGGCGTGAATCTGTCGGCCGCCACGATGCTCGTCGTCGGCGGGCACGTCTGGTACTCCTACGGCGCCTCGGACAACATCGGGCGCGAGGTCAGGCCCTCGAACGCGATGCAGTGGCGGATGCTCCGCGATGCGTACGCCATGGGTGCCACCGTCTATGACCTGCGCGGCATCTCCGACTCCCTGGACGAGACCGACCACCTCTTCGGTCTGATCCAGTTCAAGGTCGGCACCGGTGGCGAGGCCGCCGAGTACATCGGCGAGTGGGACTTCCCGCTCAACAAGCTGCTGCACAAGGCGCTGGACATCTACATGTCGCGCCGCTGA